The window TCTTGGTTACTGCCCTTCTGCGTCGTGCAATCCAGTCTCCTTGTGAACCATCGTAGCCTTCCTCCGTATCCTCATGATCACCACCAATATGATGTTTAGTCCTTTTGGAAGCCCCCATATCATAGCCTGCATATTTATCCTGCTGAGTAAGAGCTATTTGTGGTGTTGCTACTCTAGATTTTGGGACTGTTCCATGCTTCAAGGAAGAAGGATGTATCCCTAATTCTCCAATGTTTTGGTGTGCTGGAACCTTAGGAGCTGTAACCTTCAAAACACCCTTGGAGTATTCTTTCCCCAACTTCACTGGCTCCCGAGCCATGCCAATCTCATGAGGCGTGATGTCAAATGAAGGCTTTGCAAACTGCTGACCCATCTTAAACCGTTTATTCAAGTACCGATCATCAGAATCCGCACTCTCTGAATCCATCTCAATTCCAACATCTCCTTTCCTCTCATGACTCAAAGACTTCTGACTCCTCAGAATATTCAGAAGCCGAAGCCTTTCTTCAATACTATACACCGAACAGTTCTGCCATGCTTCCCTTATGCCAACAAGACTCCTCACCATGGAGTTCTGATATTTGCACAGGTGATGATAGTGCTCGCGCTGCTGCAAGAAACTCAAGCCCCGACGATAAAGAACGATCCTGGGGTCGCAGAGTCCACCTTTCAACCGATTGAAGAGAGTACCAAGCGGGCACCCAAAGTGAAAGTTTTGCCCTGACAACAGCTCTTTAAGGGTGTAGCCAAACGTCTCCCAGTCCATGTCGGGGAGGTCCTCAGCCAGCATGAAGCGCTCCTCCTCCGAGAGGCACTCATTCCACGTATCCAAGGACAAGATGGAGCCCAGGTCGGGTAGGTCACAGAGATCGAGGGGGATGCTACAGCTCTGATTCCCCACTTGGCACAACTGACTGCCAGGCTCGCCGAGCTCCGCGGGATCAAACTCGTCCGATTCCATGCCGGAGTCCACATCGGAGGAATCCGAAGCATCGGTCTCCGCCTTGCCAATCCCCGCACAgggctcctcctcatcctcctggcTCGAGGCGCTCCCGGCGGGCGAGGAATCGCCGTCCGTCCTCGAAACCCTAGACTCATTCTTCAAAATCGCCATGGATCCCCCTCCCAAGATGAAATCTTTATCCCGCCCGCAGCACCAGCACCACCTAAAACCACCAAGAAAAACCAGCGAAAACCAAACGGAACACGAGCAAGACGAATCAAGATCCGCAAGAGAGGGACGGAAACAATCCAGCGTTCACGAGAGAGGGGAAAAGAGATCGACGCACCGGAAGAGACGAAGCGAGGCGAGCCAGACGATCTGACTCCGCCGCCGAGAACTGAAGAAGAGGAAATTGGATCCCTTTTGGAGACGGAGAGGAaaccctagagagagagagagatagagagagaaatatGGGGCGGTAAGAATAAGGAATGGGGGGCGGGGGGAGGAGATGGGTGATGGCTCGGGGaagggaaagagagagaagagggtgTTGTCGTGGGTTTGGGACGGCGACCCGACTCCGAGACCGGAACGGAGACGGGGGCCGCTTCCCGTTCGTAGCGTTTCGGCCGACCCGATACCGAACTGTAACCGGAACGGAGCCGCTTCGCCTTCGTAGCGTTTCGCGCTGTTACGACGGGTTCGGATTCCGGACATAACGGATGCTACCTGCGAATTTGCATTTGAATCCGGATCCGAAACTAACTCAACTCCCGGTTCGAGTTATCTATTTTATTTCCCGTTCCCATCTCGGCATCATCATGGACGATCTGTCGGTGACGCCCATGTCGACCATGTCAAATTGTATTTTTATATTCACTTGAAATTTAGTAATGAACATTAGAAATATGATCATGTAATTGAAATATAGGAATATTAGTATATCAGGATGGTAGCTTTCTTTTACTATTGGATCGGATCTTATTCTGGATTCCACCTGATCTGATCCGATAGTGCTGTGCCGATTTCGTTTTGTCTGTTTTCATCACGACGAGCGTCCAATGCTAGCCGTTCATCTGCGTCAATCGACTGCTTTGGAATTTGCCACGTCAACGATCCGTGTTGCGACCTATCCACCAATCAGAACATTTCGctttccctatatatatatattcgatctCTTCTCCCTTCCCATAGCCGCCTGTGATTCTAGTCGATCTTTTCTCGTTGCAACGACAAGCTCTGTTCCTAATGGCGCCGAGAGCGGAGAAGAAGCCGGCGGAGAAGAAGCCTGCTGCggcggaagagaaggagaagagggcgGAGAAGCAGCCCAAGGCCGGGAAGCACCTCCCCTCCAAGGACGGCGCCGCCatcgacaagaagaagaagaaggcgaagaaGGGGAGCGAGACGTACAAGATCTACATCTTCAAGGTGCTGAAGCAGGTGCACCCGGACATCGGCATTTCCAGCAAGGCCATGTCCATCATGAACTCCTTCATCAACGACATCTTCGAGAAGCTGGCCCAGGAGGCCGCCCGCCTCGCCCGCTACAACAAGAAGCCCACCATCACCTCCCGCGAGATCCAAACGTCGGTCCGCCTCGTCCTCCCCGGCGAGCTCGCCAAGCACGCCGTGTCCGAGGGCACCAAGGCCGTGACCAAGTTCACCAGTTCCTGAGCGCTCGCCGCCTCTAGGGTTTCTGGTGGTGGTCATGACTGCTCTCAGATCTTGCTTCCTTTTACTATGATGTGTTGATTTAGGGTTTCCTTTTGATTTCTTTGGTTAGTGTATGAAATACGATTTCTTCTCGTTTGGAGGACTTGAAATTCTACTAAATCTCTTTTGTTTGAAAAAGGATTCGATATTCTGATCTCAGTTTTTTAAATGATCTCAGTTTTTGAGGTGTGTTCTTGCAATTAATATTTGAGAATTGGTTTggaaacacacacacataatgtTCATTATTTTGTTCCTGAACTTTTCTTTGGTAAAATCACAATAAATCAATGATGTCTAATCGACATGGATGTGATTTTACCAACGAAAAAATATCAAATGATTTCATGTAAACGATTCAATCTATTAATTACAAGAGGAACAAATTATGGCCTGTCTAGTAAACAATGAAGAAACAAAAAGGTTTCTAAAACAGTGAAGCTCACATCTAATAAgcccaaaaaatatttatttgacaATCGAACTTCTGGTATAAAAACTTCAATATTGGATAGTCAAACTAGCGCAGGTTTCATCCCTTGTTTGCGTAGTGTACACGAATATATCTTCCATCCAGAAACTGAAACAAATGATGGAAGTGAAAGCTTATACCATCACAATGTACTTGCAACCATAAACTTGCGTTTTCATAAGTATGTTTCATAATGCCTAGCACATCAATATTTCTAAAAGGTTAGTAAAAGACATATCCACAATTAAAAGAACAATAATATGTGAGGGGAATACTTTTGACATACCTCACCATCCATCTTTTGCAATGCAATGGTTGCCTCTTTTTCTGAAGAAAATTGGATAAAGCCATATCCTTTTGACTTGCTAGTAGTACTACGATCACATATAACTTTGACTGTCAAATAATTACATAGATAGATGCTCAGCCAATAACAAGTTTCATAAAAATAATGTGAATTCAGAAGCATACGTATTTACCTTCTACAACTTCACCATGTTCAGCAAAAGCATCTCTCAGGGCAATTTCATTGGTATCATAAGAAAGGCCTGCAGTTAGGTGTATCAGATAGTTGGATAAGAGAACTACTGGCATTGAAAAGGCATCTCTCAGAACAGTCGCTTCAATTTCCTAGTTCTATATGCaggttaagaagaattttcatttaaatCATTACATCAACTCCCTTTGGTGGACCAAAGGTATGGAGTATCCAACAAAATGGAAACTACATGTTTTGCTTTGCAATGCACACACTATAACAAAGGACACAGCATATCTTGAGAAAAACAGGATACTGCATGGATAAAGCAATAGCAAGCATTCAAACAGATCACATAATATACAGCTGATCCTGATATTTATTTGAAGTACTAGAATAAAGATAGAGATCATGATAAATGGAACCACATCACCAATCTATTCATTAAgaaaaaagatatattaattGTAATGCTCAAAGATATAATCAAGATAACGAATACCAGTCGTCAAAGCGTACGCAGGATAAAAGCTTTAATATGTGGGGCCAACATTGCTCCTTTTCATTTCAGAGAGTATGACAAAAGTTTTACACATGACAACACTACATACTAGTTTCTAAAAATCAATAAACCATCACCTGAAGTGGTATACAAAAATAAGACTTGAAGTTACCGCATATAGCTAAAGAAACACATATATTATGATGCTCAAAAGATGCAGAAAAGAGGAACTCAAattttatgttatgattagttgatagcaaaattgaattttcaAAGTACATACAAGATAAAAGCTTTAATCTTTGGGGTCAATATTGCTCCTTTGATTTCAAAGAGTACGACGAGAGTGTTAGACATGATAATACTGAACAATTTAGAAATGAATAAAGCACCACCTGAAGtagcatgaaaaaaaaaatcttcaattGAAACTAGCCACCATATATAGCTAAAGAAACAGATATTGTAATGTTCAAAGGATGCAGAAAAGATGAACTCAAATCTTATTGTATTATTAATTGACACGCATACGAATCTTCAAAGCACATACAAGATCAAATCTTTGATCACTGGGATCAACATTGCTCCTTTTCGTTTCAAAGAGACAAGAGTGTTGCATATGATAACACTTTCTACAAATGAATAAACCATTACCTGAAGTGgtgtagagaaaaaaaaatctccaaTCAAAACTAAATACCACACAGAGCTAaagaaacaacaatatgaggGACACGAGAAAGTAAAAATGACCTCAGGATTGTTTCTATAATGACAAATTTGAGAATAGAGCATAGACTCATACCTACGACAAACAATTTACTACAAGCATGGCGAAGCCACAGCCTCCTTGCAGGAATAATCGCAGCCCACGAGTCTTTGACCCTCCAACACCGCATCATCCTAAACCCCACGGGCACCTCTCACATAGTTAATTTCAATTCAAGGTTGCATCTTGACCAAAATCTGCTTCCACCAGTGAGTTTGAATCTAAGCACCACATTATCGTCGTATAATTCAGAACTCATTGTAATGGGAATCTAGGGCAAAATTAAAGATGCAACTGTTGAAGCAGATGAAATTGAAGACATCTCCTCACAAAAGATTAACAAAAGTAAATGCAATATTCTACATATTGCAGCAATATACACATGAATTTTATATATGACATGATCATGAGAACTGAACCAGCCATCAATTTGGTCGGGCCTCGTCGACTAATTCTAACCACAAATTACATAGAAATtacttaaataaatacgaaaatattCATGAAAAATGTCTAAATATATACATGAGGGCGGCGTCAGGATTTTGGCATCGGAGAGAGGGGAGAAAAGAGAGGAGCGAAGAAGAAagagcaggagagagagagaggggagtagAGATGAGAGGGAGTACAGGAAGGagggaagaagagggagtagaaGGGGCTACGACGTAGGAGAGCCTGGACCTGGAACGACGGCGGCGATCGGGAGCAGTGGAGAGCGGAGGTGAGGTGCGCTAGGGCAGCGACCACGCAAGCGAGGCACCGAGTGCAAGCCGAGCGGCGCGGGAGATGGTTTTGGGCTCGTCCTTTGACTCATGTAGCTTGTTGGGCTCCGGTTCACTCGTTCGAGTTGATTGAGTCAAATCGCGATCCGACTCGACACCAGAGTAAAACCGAGTTTTAATTGGATTTGACTGGTCCGACATGATCTGGGCCGTAGGATAGTAATGTTGGTATCGGATCAACATGATTGGATGATACTTCACCAATCTCAAAGCCCATGTTGTTGCGTCTTTGTCTCACCCATCTTGTCTTTTCTTCTCCATATTACAATCTGTCCAAACTCGACGAACGCCGGGATCGGTACTGAACTCAGTGTGAATGAGTCGGTTCGGATGTGCGTCATTGGGTCCGTTTCATTGACTGCTATTTACGGGGACTAAATAGTAAAATATGGATAAGGAGTTGTTTGCAAATAATTGATGTATAGAGGCTTTTCTGAGAAACATACATCCGCGATGATATAATTGCCCCAAAAGAAAATTCGATCTCCAAGACCTAACAAGAGAGGCTCGGAAGGGTTGCGGTCGGCGGCGAAGGGAGAGTGAGCGAGAGAGATGAAGACGTTCGATCCGTGGCCCGTGTTCTTCAAGAGGGAGTTTAACCGCAACTGGCCCTTCCTCGTCGGATTCGCCATCACCGGCTGCATCATTGTTAAGATGACCGCCGGCCTCACCGGTTCGTCCCTCAACTCTCCgatctcttcccttttcctttcctttccagGATTCCCTTCTCAATCTTCTCGTTCTGACTTTTTTCCCCGCGTTCTTTGTTTGTCTGATCAAATCGCAGAGGAGGATGCCAAGAACTCCAAATTCGTGCAGGAGCACAAAAGAAAGTGAGTAGATGCTTCGACTTCTGACCTTAATTTTCGTTCCATGACACCCGATGTGATCGTAAAGTTTGCTTGTATTTCGTTCTATTAGATTTTGTTTGCATCTGATCTAATTGGTTTAAGCGTCGAGGAGATGTCAGTTTGGGTGAATGAGGTGTCTGTGACCAGATCTTTGACATAGGTATACATGTGATGACGATTAGCATCATGTTCTACTTATTGGAAGATCAATATTTAGTCAAACTAGTGGCGATGCCTTCGTCGTTGTTCCTTCTAATAGGATGATGGTTCCTTTTTTTCGTCTCACTGAATTTAGTTTTCTTGTGAACTTTGATTTTGTCGGCGATGCTGTGTCAAGTCACTGGTGGCAGAAAAGATTGCTCATCATAATTGGGATGAGAGTGATAATAGTAGCTTCAAGTTCACCACTACCGCTTTGTGGCTATtcacttttgttttcttttgctcTTTGTTAATCCTCCTGATGGTAAATTACTAGTGATAATAGAAGTTGATCCACATAATGGCATTATGTATATACCTACTTCAAGGACCGCTACAGCCTATATGATAATTTCCTCCCTCGTTCCATGGCTAcagtttggttttttttttccttcccatTTGCTTATAGTTGGTTGGTTTTGTGGTATAACACCTTTTGTTGCCCCCAGATTGTAACTCTTTTATTTCCTCTTCAGGAAGAGTTTATATTTCAAGAATGGTTTTGAATATTCATATCACAATCTTCTTTTGCTTCACCACTCTGTTCATCACTGCATCTTTGTTCAACTTCATAGTAGTATTTTGGTTCTTCGGTTCAAGTATTTATTTCTAAATTCAGAATACACATGTAATTTCATTGGACATGAACTTGAGTTGAAAAAGAAATGTTCAGTGCATTACATTGACTTGTTGGTCTACCATTTTATTGGGTTATGGCTTGCAAACGTAACCATTTATTTGGTTCAGAAGGGCTTGTTAGACTATTTTCATTTTTGTGTGTGTACTATATCTTGAATATAACAGTTGGTGTCTTCCCCTTTCGAAAGTTCATCTGTTTTCCTCTTGTATTAGAGGATTCTCTCATCTTGCGTGACAAATAGGAGAGAATAATGGATGAATTAGAAAAAAATCAAGGAGTAATCTACTTCCATTGGAGAGTTTTTTTGGTTTTATAAAAAATTGGAGAgaaacataataattttttttttttttgtgtaacaTGAAAGAAATTGCAAAGTATAGAACAATCAGTGTTAAAATTGTAGTGTTTCTTCACCTATAAGACCAAATGATATTAAAGACTGCATTTTCCAGAGGAAGGGAAAGTAAGATTGTCTTGTCTTTTCTGTAAATTATTATCCAACAGTAACCTTTGTTATCTTGCAGTCTCGTTTGTTTGTCTCTCTCTATGCTGATCATCTGTTTTCTGTTTCTTAATTCAACAAATTGGTTGCTTGTGCGAAATATAATGAGATAGCATCTTGTTGTCATATTGAGACATTGGAACAGATAATCGATACTCACTGGGTCTTTTTTATTCTAAGTGTATATGAAACTAGAAGCCTTTATAGTTCCATATAATAAAGCACATTTTTCAAAATGAGAATACATTAGACTTGTGCGATGGCTATGTCTTCGGCATGGAGAATATTTTGCAATCAATTCTAGCTTCATAATGTTGTTCAGTTAGTAGAATATGCACCAACACATGCCATGCTTAAGTGTAGGCTTATACAAAAAGCCCTGTGTACGTGCTCCATCATGCCAAAActgatttggttcataacaaggaAATCCATATCAACAATTTTAAGTGTCTCGCTGTATAAGATAGTTGAACAGGAATAATTTTGGTCATTCAAGcaactattttcaacaatatacATTTTGGGTACTCATAAGGTAATGGTACTTCTTTCTCATGGGACATGGTGTCATGTAGTACGCCATTCACCTGGCGATAGGGCATGTGCATCCCCAGGCTTCCCTGCAATTTATTCTTCTCAGCTAAAATGTCATTTCTTTTTTAAGATGCCTTGAATGTTATTTAGGATCTAGTTCGATGATGCCTTTGGTTTGTATGACTAATTGTAATATCTAACTTGATTTTCTTCATCTGAGTGTCTAAGCCTTTTTTATGACTCATTGTATTATCTTTCTTGTACAAGCCTTCTTCTGGGAAAATCCAATTTTATTCTCTGGGAACAGATGAAATAAGAGTTACAAGTTGGCAAATGATCAAGTTCTTACAATTAAAATTTGTCTATGGATCTATTTTTTTCTTGTGTTAGCTCTGAGTCTTATACTCGAAGAAAGATTACCATCAATTTTGTGGCTTCTAGCAGAGTCATTACTTGATAACTGCTTTCACTTCTAGGTGGCTGGGTCCTATTTTGTGAGCATTGTGTTTCCTGTTGATGCTAACCATCGTTATAGTACCATCTTGCCTTCTCTTATGTACGTCTTGCTTATTGGCTTCTTATATTAGGAGGAGCCTCCACCAAATTAGTGACAATTTAAGTcaacattatttttattgatgtaaaagttctttttcttttttatggttTAGAAGTTCCATGAATCTTGACTTGCTGGTTGTCGACATGGACTTTCATAGTTTCACTCCGGTTCCTCTTTCCTTCCACAAGATTTCTGTCTTCCCGCCTTCCTTTTATGTGGTCTTCTACCAAAGAATTGGATATCGTTGTAGTTTTCTAGAATATTTGAACACTGAAAGCTAACTAGTAAGCGTacatagtagaaagaaaaaactgGACTCGGAGGACTAATTAAACTCAATCTTTAGACTGAGAGTTAGAGTGCTTCATAGATACTTCTGTTGCTACCTTTAAACAGCCAGCCCATGGCCCGGTAGTTGATATGCAAGCCTGGGGTATACATGACATGCTTGCCAGGGATAAACACCTTGTGCAATTTAATTTGACTATATCTAGATCTCGCTTTGGCCAACAAATGCACATGGAAGTTTAGGTCCCAAATAGAAGGCAGGGGGTTTTGGTGTGAACCAGCCAATTTTTTTCCCGAGTTTGTTCATCTGCTATATAGCATCATGTGAACCAGCCAATTTTATCGAAAACTTGATGTTTAGGTGTGATACTTCATCTCCATCTCTGCTAGTCAACTAGTCCTTTGTTGCTCGTCTCCTAATAGGATGAACGTGCTAATACAATTGAAGCAAGATATAATTGTTCAACAAGGTGAAATTGGTGGCATTATCATTAGAATGTGTCGCTTTTAACTATCAATAAGACTGCATTTCTTATTTCcttactatgttttttttttgtacctGGGAAGTTTGGGTCCTGGTCTGTATTCTTGGATATGCCAAGTTGACAATGCTCAAACATAATAAATATACTTTGACAATAACACAGGGTCTCTCTCTTATATGTTCCATTTATTTGATGTTTCACAAGGCACATTTCTCGTTGACTAAAGTCCGGTAAAACTAAGAGCACGCTTTCCTTTCGTTTCAGGTAAACTACTTGTCGTGGACGCTTCACTGCTTTCGGTGATGAAGCTGGCTTTTTATCCTCCGTGAGTTAATTCTTATGGAAGTTAGCTTGGTATGTTAACTATGCAACTTTGACATAGTGTCTTTAATCCTGAAATAAGAGTTGGTTCAAATGATAGACCCAAGTTTCCTGCTTTTAACTTTTGTAAGTTTTCATTATTTTGTTGGTTCTGTttcgtgtttctatttgtgatAAAAGATTTGAAATTGCATGGGCTCGATTAAAGGTTTCATTCAAAATGGACTTATTTTGTGAAATAAGTGGCCTGAAACCAATGGTGCCAGTGAGAGtatttccaaatccttcttgaccagattaatttatattcatgttttttttcattatttacaAATATTGTTTAATATATACCAAtaatattgaatatatatatatatatatatatatatatatatatatatatatatatatatatcacaagatAGAAATAAAGCGCCGAGACCCAACTGATGTAGCAATAATATTGAAtaccaataatattgaataaaAATGTTGTTGTTCTTTCGAAAATTCTAGCACTTGGATGGATGCACCCAACATAAATAAAATACTCGAGCAATGCTCTATAGATTTCTCCTTTTGTGCACGGACAATACCCCTAGTgggaaaagaaaattcaaatgcaCAACCACTATTacaaataataatagtaattttttttttcattttaacctCTATTAAATTAATTCTAGTAATTTTTtataagtatatttttaattGCAAATTTATTTCTGAATTGCCTTTGCTTTACTGTGTTTACCTAATAAAATTCCTTCAATTCCTCATCCAGCAACGCAACTTGTGTGCACGCTTGGGCTATGTCATCAAAGGAGTCGATCGACTTTGAGCCTATGTAAATAAAACTTGATAGAAACACTGGACAGCAAATATAAGCATCCAAAAAATTGAACAACAGGCTCTATAATGTGGACATTAGAAATGTCAAAATTTGCTACCGAATGCATACATGAAAATTATTAGTGTCGTCGTTTACAGCTTAATCATCCTTCAACCGCTTGAGCAGTTTGCTTGCCCAACGCCTCACCCGTCTCTTCAGCGTGAAACCAACAAAGACACCGACGACAAAGCTGATTGCACAGATCTTACTACATGTCGACACTGAAACCACCCGCCTGCAAACGTTTGGAACAAAAATTAGCTAGCAATTATTGTAGTGTAAATAAATAGCTAAACATAATCTTGACAAAAAAGTATATCAATTTTCGAGCTGGTAATAGTGCTCACTTATGAAACCTGTGCACTTTTTTACATGTGCTAACTTTCATGTAGCAAAGACACAAAGATTTAACTGCTTAGTGCATGCTTTAATTAACAACTCTCTTTTCTTTTCAATAAAAAACCCAAACATACACCTTTCTGGTCTTCCTACCTAGCTGGACCATGCAATGGTTTCACACTTAAAAACTCTTTTAAGTAATCTACATCTTTTTTTGTCAATGAAGACAAAAAAGTAAGACAGCTCTCTGGGATTTCTAGGCAAAGTTAAAAAGTTCAACACTTGCACGCTGGATGAACATGTCAACAATATTACACACTGAGCTCACAATTCATTAATCTTAAGTTGACTATTCCCTGCCTAAATAATAACAAATTTCTAAGGGTCACTTCAGGCTGGGAAGCACGAACATGGTGGCTTGAGTGAATTTGTCATTGACACGGCTGgacacatgtttttttttttttttaatttgttggATATGAAGTTCACATGTTGGACTCGGTAACCCCTTCTTCCTCACCGACGAAACCCCTACCCCTGCCCCACCTATGGAAGAGGCAAGCTTTGCCACCGCCCAGAGCACCCTGCAAACCACCACCATCCGCCACCTCTACTTTGACTCCCGAGCGAACCACACGTTTCAACCCTTCTTCCTCGACGACCCACCTGCGAGCGACTTGATGGCCATCACATGTTCTCAAGACCTCCACCCCGAGCACCCCTCTGTCATCGCGTGACATCAGACCCTCCACCTTGAGCGCCCCACCTACGAGCGACCTTGTGGCTGTTGTGCACTCTCGTGCCCTTTGCCTCAAGCGCCCACCTGCGAGCGCCCTGACAGCCATCGTGTGCCCTTGGGCCTTTGACAACTTCAACAACATTTGATGAAAGCTTCTTCCTCAGtcgtgcacacacacacacacatatacacacacacatgacATCAGACCCTCCACCTTGAGCGCCCCACCTGCGTGCCACCCTGTGGCCGTTGTGCACTCTCGTGCCCTCTACCCCGAGCGCCCACCTGCGAGCGCCCTGACGACCATCGCGTCCCCTTGGGCCTTTGACAATTTCAACAACATTTGATGAAGCTTCTTCCTCAACCGTGCACACACACACATGACATCAGACCCTCCACCTTGAGCGCCCCACCTGTGAGCCACCCTGTGGCCGTTGTGCACTCTCGTGCCCTCTGCCCCGAGCGCCCTGACGGCCATCGCGTTCCCTTGGGCCTTTGACAACTTCAACAACGTTTGATGAAGCTTCTTCCTCAAccgtgcacacacacacacacacgacatCAGACCCTCCACCTTGAGCGCCCCACCTGCGAGCGACCCTGTGGCCGTTgcacacgcacgcacgcacgtGCGCGCGcgcgacacacacacacacatgtcctCCCAACGTATTGTAGTAtccatcagtgatttaaaaagcgctaggcgccaaggtccaaaaacgcccgaggcgctaggcgctcgcccgagcgaagcgaggcgctaaaatataaaaatatataatataattaataaatataattatttaaaattttaaataaaaatatgctattaaattaaaaaaaatctaagatacaaaatcacaaaattaataacattaaaatcaaattaatatattattaatctattaatgaaaattaatcatttcaaaattcaaataaacttaatattaagatttaagagtatactgagcagtcTGAGCTTGACGGAGAAAGGAAGCAGCGTCGACAGCGGCAAGCGGCGGGGGGAaaaggaaagggagcgggaggcgcgagtagcgggagggctcgcgggagtcgcgagcagagggagggctcgcgggaggcgcgagcagcgggagtcgcgagtagagggaaggctcgcgggagggctcgagggaggcgcgagcagcgggaaggctcgcgggagggctcgcaggagacgcgagcagcgagagggctcgcgggagggctcgcaggaggcgcgagcagcgagagggcttgcgggaggcgcgagcagcgggaaggctcgcgggaggcgcgagcagcgacagcgacgagcagcgtcagcgggagcagcggcagcgagcgacgagatcgcgatcgcgatcgagagcggcagcgacagcaggttagtgttgggttagggttagggttggggttatatcggtttagttggttcgattgaaccaactaacaaccgaaccagacctaaaattctggttcggtcgccttggtttacccaggcgctcgcccgaagcgcccagcgcctgggctcgggcgagcgcccaggcggcgcctgtttgaagcgcgccgcctgggacattagcgaggcgctcgggcctcgcctcgcctcgcccgagtgcctaggcgagcgcccgagcgccttttgcaatcactggtatCCATGTCGTGTCGTTTCCATGCCTCCTAGACTTTAGGGTTCAAAAACTTATTTAATATAGTGAaacataaatttaataaatagGACAAGGTTTAAGGACTT of the Musa acuminata AAA Group cultivar baxijiao chromosome BXJ3-2, Cavendish_Baxijiao_AAA, whole genome shotgun sequence genome contains:
- the LOC103974346 gene encoding histone H2B.2, yielding MAPRAEKKPAEKKPAAAEEKEKRAEKQPKAGKHLPSKDGAAIDKKKKKAKKGSETYKIYIFKVLKQVHPDIGISSKAMSIMNSFINDIFEKLAQEAARLARYNKKPTITSREIQTSVRLVLPGELAKHAVSEGTKAVTKFTSS
- the LOC135584319 gene encoding glycine-rich RNA-binding protein 2, mitochondrial-like isoform X1 translates to MMRCWRVKDSWAAIIPARRLWLRHACSKLFVVGLSYDTNEIALRDAFAEHGEVVEVKVICDRSTTSKSKGYGFIQFSSEKEATIALQKMDGEFLDGRYIRVHYANKG
- the LOC135584319 gene encoding glycine-rich RNA-binding protein 5, mitochondrial-like isoform X3, with product MMRCWRVKDSWAAIIPARRLWLRHACSKLFVVGLSYDTNEIALRDAFAEHGEVVEVLLASQKDMALSNFLQKKRQPLHCKRWMVRHYETYL
- the LOC135584319 gene encoding glycine-rich RNA-binding protein 5, mitochondrial-like isoform X2 — its product is MMRCWRVKDSWAAIIPARRLWLRHACSKLFVVGLSYDTNEIALRDAFAEHGEVVEVKVICDRSTTSKSKGYGFIQFSSEKEATIALQKMDGEAL
- the LOC135632070 gene encoding ATP synthase small subunit 6-A, mitochondrial-like: MKTFDPWPVFFKREFNRNWPFLVGFAITGCIIVKMTAGLTEEDAKNSKFVQEHKRK